The segment CAGATTACAGAACCTATCTTTCCTTTGACATGCAGCAGATTATCGAGGGGGAGGAGACCATGTACATTCCATTGAGCCGGATGATCAAGAAAAACTCCGGCGGAGAGGGGCAGAACCCCTTCTATGTGGCACTCTTAGCCAGCTTTGCCCAGGCCTACCGCATCAACCTGCCGGCCCGGTTCAGAAGAAACACAACCATCCGCCTGGTGGTGCTGGACGAGGCCTTCTCCAAGATGGATGCGGAAAAGGTGGCAAGCTGTATCCGCCTGATCCGCGGCCTGGGCTTCCAGGCGATCATCAGCGCCACCAACGACAAGATCCAGAACTACCTGGAAAATGTAGACAAGACCTTCGTGTTTGCAAATCCGGGAAAAAAGTTTATCTCCATTCAGGAGTTTGAGAGGAAGGAGTTCGGGGAGCTGGAGTAAAAGAAAGAAGGGCAGAAGAGAGGCGAGGCAGAAAAAAGGAGGGTTTTCAGTTCCGGGAAAGTCACTGAAAACCCTCCTTTTTTCTGATGGATTTACGCAGCTGTTCGCCGGGGAGAAAGGGAAAAAAGGGTTTTGGAGGAGGATGAGATGTCCTTTGCCCTGTCTTGCATGGGCCTTTTTCATGTGCTATGATAGGGAGAAAAAGGTGAACAGAGTTAAAGAGCAACACGGAAGAGAGATAGAATAAAGAGGTTGTACAATGGAACAGAAGAAGACGAGGGTGGTGAGAATCCACGAGGAGTACAGGAAGAAAAAGGAGAGCGAGGCCTTTGAGGCGGCGTTTGGAGCCGCAAACGGGGACGGCGGGCTGACCCAGGAGGACAGGGCGGTTCTTGCTGAGGCGGCTGCTGTCCTGCGGGAGGGAGGACTGGTGGCCTTCCCCACAGAGACGGTTTACGGCCTGGGAGCAAACGCGCTGGATGAGACGGCGGCCAGGAGAATTTACGAGGCCAAGGGAAGACCCTCCGACAACCCGCTGATCGCCCACATTGCAGATTTTGAGGCCCTTGCCCCTCTCACGGCGGAGATACCGGAGGCGGGGAGAAAGCTGGCTGAGGCCTTCTGGCCGGGGCCTCTCACCATGGTTTTTAAAAAGAGCGGGGTGGTGCCCCACGGCACCACGGGAGGTCTTGAGACAGTGGCTGTCAGGATGCCAAGCGATCCGGTGGCCAGGGAGCTGATCCGCCTGGCGGGAGTTCCCATAGCGGCGCCCAGCGCCAACACCTCTGGCCGTCCAAGCCCCACCAGGGCGGAGCATGTGCTTCAGGACATGGATGGGAAAATCGAGATGATTGTAGACGGAGGGCCTGTGGGGATCGGCGTAGAGTCCACGATTGTAGATGTGACCGAGGAGATTCCGACGCTTTTAAGACCCGGAGCCGTCACGATGGAGATGCTGAGAAGCGTTGTGGGGGAGACTGCGGTTGATCCGGCGATCACCGGCCCCATGAGAGCAGATATAAAGCCAAAGGCTCCCGGAATGAAGTACCGCCACTATGCTCCGAAGGCGGATCTGACGCTGGTGGAGGGAGAGACAGACGCAGTAGTGTCCCGCATCAATGCCCTGGCGGCAGAAAAGCTCGGTGCAGGCCAGAGGGTGGGAATCATCTGCACAGAGGAGACGAAGGACCGGTATCCGGCAGGCATTTTAAAAAGCATCGGAATGAGAGCCAACGAGGCCACGGTGGCCCACAACCTGTACGCGGTTCTCAGAGAGTTTGACGATCTGGAGGTGGACTGCATCTTCTCAGAGAGCTTTCAGGCCGACGATCTGGGACAGGCAATCATGAACCGCTTAAACAAGGCCGCCGGATACCACAAGATTCAGGTGTAGGGAGATCAGAAGACCGGGGAGAGATGCCGGGGAAATTCCGGGGACAGACCCCGGCCGCAGTTTCGCAGACAGGAAGGAGAAGAGAGGAAAAATGGAGCAGACAGCAAAAATCAGGGGGGACTTTCATAAGTCAGAAAAGCGTCAGGATTATATCACATGGGATGAGTATTTTATGGGGGTTGCCAAGCTGGCAGCCATGCGTTCAAAGGATCCCAGCACCCAGGTGGGGGCCTGCATTGTCAGCAGCGACAATAAAATTCTGTCCATGGGGTACAACGGGTTTCCCATCGGGTGCTCCGACGACGAGTTTCCGTGGGGAAAGGAGCATGAGACAGACGATCCATACAACGCTAAATACCTCTACACGACCCACAGCGAGCTGAATGCGATTTTAAACTACAGAGGGGGAAGCCTTGAGGGGAGCAAGCTGTATGTGACCTTATTTCCCTGCAATGAGTGCGCCAAGGCCATTATCCAGGCAGGAATCCGCACCCTGGTCTATGACAGCGACAAGTACCAGGACACTCCTTCTGTGCGCGCTTCCAAGCGGATGCTGGATGCAGCGGGGGTAAGATATTACAAGTACAGCCATACGGGGAGAAAGATTGAGGTGTGCCTGTAGATGAAGTTTTTGCTGGCAGCAGTCAATGCGAAGTACATTCACTCGAACCTGGGCATTTACAGCCTGAAAAAATATGCGGACAGCCGTCTTAAGCAGTCAGGGGAAAAGCAGGAAAAAGAACCCTCCGGTGGCGGCCCCGCCTGGGAGATTGAGATTGGGGAGTACACCATTAACCACCGGACGGATGATATTCTGAGGGATATTTACAGGAGAGCGCCTGACGCTGTGGGCTTTTCCTGCTACATCTGGAATATCCTCTATATAAGAGAGCTGGTGCACGACTTAAAAAAGATCCTGCCGGATACGGAAATCTGGCTCGGCGGGCCTGAGGTGTCCTACAGGGCTTCGGAGCTTCTGAGGGAAGAGCCTTATGTCCGCGGGATCATGGCAGGGGAGGGGGAGGAAACCTTCTATAGACTTCTCAGAGCTGCCGGTGAGAGGACCTCTGCGGGAAGCATCTGGAAGGATCAGGCCCTCTCTCTCATTCCCGGTCTTGTGTTCCGGGCACTGGGCGCGGACGGCGAAAACCGGGAGGACGGCAAAAATCGGAAGGACGGCGAAAACCGGGAGGATGGCAAAGTCCGGGCTGAGGCGGAGATTGTGGCCACGCCTCCCGCCCCGCTTCTGGATCTGAATGAAATCCCCTTTGCCTACGGAGATCTTCAGGGGCTGGAGCACCGGATTATCTACTATGAGAGCAGCCGGGGCTGCCCGTTTTCCTGCAGCTACTGCCTGTCTTCTATCGACAAATCCGTGCGTTTCCGGGATCTGGAGCTGGTGAAGGAGGAGCTTGCCTTTTTCCTGGAGAAAAAGGTGCCCCAGGTCAAGTTTGTGGATCGGACGTTTAACTGCAGAAAGAGCCATTCCATGGCAGTCTGGCAGTTTATCCTGGAAAATGACAATGGTATTACCAATTTTCACTTTGAGATCTCGGCGGACCTTCTGTCTGAGGAGGAACTGGCCCTCCTCTCAAAGATGCGCCCCGGGCTTGTGCAGCTGGAGATCGGAGTGCAGACAACAAATCCCAGAACCATAAAGGAAATCCGCCGGAAAATGGATCTTGGCCGCCTGCAGAAAAACGTGGAGAAAATAGGCAGCTTTCACAATATCCACCAGCACCTGGATTTAATCGCAGGTCTGCCCTTTGAAGGCTTTGAATCCTTCCGCCACTCCTTCAACGAAGTCTTTGCCATGAGGCCGGAGCAGCTCCAGCTGGGCTTTCTGAAGGTGCTGTCCGGCTCCCATATGATGGAGATGGCAGCAGAGTATAGCCTCCGGTATAAGGAGGCTCCGCCCTATGAGGTACTCTCCACCAGATGGCTGTCCTACGGGGAGCTGCTCCGCCTGAAGGGCGTGGAGGAGATGGTGGAGACCTACTACAACAGCGGTCAGTTTGAAAATACCCTGGAGGCCCTCGCACAGGAATTTGACTCTCCCTTTGACATGTTTTCGGCCCTTTCCGTGTATTATGAGGAAAACGGGCTTTCTGCCGTCAGCCACAGCCGGCTGGCCAGGTATGAGATCCTGTTTCGCTTTATCGGGGAGCTTCTGGAAAAGAAGAGGGCAAGATATGAGCAGAAAACACCTGAGAAAGAGGGAGGGGACGAGGCGCCAAGGGAACTGCCGGCAGGTCAGGAGCGGCTGGAGGAATACCGGGACCGGCTGATCCTGGACGTATACCTGAGGGAAAACGCCAAAAGCCGTCCGTCCTTTGCCAGAGATCTGTCGCCCTTCAGGGAGGCGGTGAAGGCATTTTTTATAGAAGAGGGAAAAAGCCGCCGCTATCTGAAAGGATATGAGGAATACGATTCCAGACAGATGGGA is part of the Clostridium sp. M62/1 genome and harbors:
- a CDS encoding L-threonylcarbamoyladenylate synthase, which codes for MEQKKTRVVRIHEEYRKKKESEAFEAAFGAANGDGGLTQEDRAVLAEAAAVLREGGLVAFPTETVYGLGANALDETAARRIYEAKGRPSDNPLIAHIADFEALAPLTAEIPEAGRKLAEAFWPGPLTMVFKKSGVVPHGTTGGLETVAVRMPSDPVARELIRLAGVPIAAPSANTSGRPSPTRAEHVLQDMDGKIEMIVDGGPVGIGVESTIVDVTEEIPTLLRPGAVTMEMLRSVVGETAVDPAITGPMRADIKPKAPGMKYRHYAPKADLTLVEGETDAVVSRINALAAEKLGAGQRVGIICTEETKDRYPAGILKSIGMRANEATVAHNLYAVLREFDDLEVDCIFSESFQADDLGQAIMNRLNKAAGYHKIQV
- a CDS encoding deoxycytidylate deaminase, which gives rise to MEQTAKIRGDFHKSEKRQDYITWDEYFMGVAKLAAMRSKDPSTQVGACIVSSDNKILSMGYNGFPIGCSDDEFPWGKEHETDDPYNAKYLYTTHSELNAILNYRGGSLEGSKLYVTLFPCNECAKAIIQAGIRTLVYDSDKYQDTPSVRASKRMLDAAGVRYYKYSHTGRKIEVCL
- a CDS encoding B12-binding domain-containing radical SAM protein, translated to MKFLLAAVNAKYIHSNLGIYSLKKYADSRLKQSGEKQEKEPSGGGPAWEIEIGEYTINHRTDDILRDIYRRAPDAVGFSCYIWNILYIRELVHDLKKILPDTEIWLGGPEVSYRASELLREEPYVRGIMAGEGEETFYRLLRAAGERTSAGSIWKDQALSLIPGLVFRALGADGENREDGKNRKDGENREDGKVRAEAEIVATPPAPLLDLNEIPFAYGDLQGLEHRIIYYESSRGCPFSCSYCLSSIDKSVRFRDLELVKEELAFFLEKKVPQVKFVDRTFNCRKSHSMAVWQFILENDNGITNFHFEISADLLSEEELALLSKMRPGLVQLEIGVQTTNPRTIKEIRRKMDLGRLQKNVEKIGSFHNIHQHLDLIAGLPFEGFESFRHSFNEVFAMRPEQLQLGFLKVLSGSHMMEMAAEYSLRYKEAPPYEVLSTRWLSYGELLRLKGVEEMVETYYNSGQFENTLEALAQEFDSPFDMFSALSVYYEENGLSAVSHSRLARYEILFRFIGELLEKKRARYEQKTPEKEGGDEAPRELPAGQERLEEYRDRLILDVYLRENAKSRPSFARDLSPFREAVKAFFIEEGKSRRYLKGYEEYDSRQMGKMAHIEVLREGTMVLFDYLHRDALLGNAKIFQVGQLGEVRRQEEAEV